The following nucleotide sequence is from Lentimicrobiaceae bacterium.
TTTAGTAGCGAGGCTCCGCCATCGTTTTTGGTTAATTCTCCGTGGAGCAACCTACGCACCGACCAGATTTTAAACTTGATAAAGAAGGAGTTTGTTGTTCGGGATACTTACCAAGGGGTTTACTTCAATTAGCAATTAACAATTAACAATGAGTTCTGAAGTTTCGGGATTACGTGGTGCGGGTTACGTGGTACGTGTTGCGTGTTGCGTATATTTCTTAGAACTTCTAACTTCGGTTTTCCGACTTCAGTCTTCCGACTTCACCAGCCAACAGCTAACAGCTAACGGCTAAAAGCCAACAGCCAACGGCACGTGAACGTAAGCGAATTTACCACAATTAGTTCTACATCAATTTTCACTAATAAAAAGTCTATAACCTATACCGTGAACACTTTCAATTTTAATATTTTCGTCTTCAACAAGCAATTTTCTGAGTTTAGATATAAACACATCTAATCTGCGGCTGGAAAAGAAAGTGTCGTTTTCCCAAACGTATTCTTGTATATCTTCACGTTTGCATATTTGATTTATATTTAAACAAAGATATTCAAGCACTTTGGCTTCGCGGTGTGTAAGTTTATTTTTGCTATCGGCGTAGCTGAGTACGCGAGCAGAAGGACAAAAAGAATATTCGCCGATTATAAATTCATTTTTGGATTGTTTAGGGCTGCTTATATTGCTTCGTTTCAAAAATATTTTAATTTTCAGAACGAGTTCGTCAATACTGTACGGCTTAGTAATGTAGTCGTCGGCACCTATTGTCAATCCTTTAAGCTTGCTGTCTAAGGTTGTTTTAGCCGACAAAAATATAATCGGTACCGATTTATTTTTCTTTCTGATGATAGATGCTATCTCGTACCCGTCGATGTCGGGTAGCATGATATCGAGAATGACTATGTCGTACTCGTTTTGCTTTATATTTTTTATAGCCGAATTGCCGTCGGCGCAGTGAGTAACGTCAAAGCCTTGGTTTCTCAATTGGTCTGATGTCAGAAAAGCCAAACTATGGTCGTCTTCTACGTATAATATTTTTTTTGTCATTTTTTAGGTAAATTTCTATTGTAAAACAAGTTCCCTCGTGGAGTTTACTGTCGAGTTTTATTTTCCAGCCATGTGCTGCACACATTGTTTTAACGTAAAACAAGCCCAATCCGTAACCTTTAACTTTATCGGTTTTGCTTGGGATACGGAAAAACTTATCGAAGATTAATTTCTTGTATTCTTCCGGAATGCCTTCGCCGTTGTCGGTAATTTTAATTTCAACTTTTTTGTCGGTACGTGCACAAGAAATCTCAACAATTGCATTTTCGCCCGAATATTTTGCAGCGTTGTCTATCAGATTATAAAAAATATTTTTGGCATGAACTAAATCGGCTCTTATTGGCGGAATATTTTCGCATAAATTAAGTTTAATATCAACAGTGTAAACAGCTTGAATGGTTTCTGAAAGTTCTCTTAGTATTCTATTTATGTTAACTTTTTGCAGATTAAGTTGTATGTTTTTTTTATCGATAGTAGCTATTTGCAGTATTTTGTTGACCTGTTCGCTAAGTCTGCTGGCTTCTTGCTTTATTATATTAGTGTATGTTGAAACTTTTTCGGTCGACATTTTTGAATACTTATTATGGTCGGATAAAACATCAGAAGCTATTAAAACAGCCGAAATAGGAGTTTTAAATTCGTGTGTCATGTTGTTGATGAAGTCTTTTTGTAGTTCCGACATTTTTTTTTGTTTTAAAATAACCCATAGGGAATATAAGAAAAACCAAATAGCCGTAAGAATTACAACTAACAGAAAAAACCACAGGTACATATTTGAAAATACGTAGTTTTTATGTTTTGGGAAGTAAACACCGAAGTACAACTCGTAGTCATCGTACAGTGGCATTATGTAGCTTTTTTTACTGATTTTTTTTGTACCGTCGGCATCAAAATAGGCTCCGTATTCCATGGTTTTGGTTACGCAGTTGTATATAGCGTACTCGTAGTCGGAATTAACGTTGTTTTTCGAAAATTCTATTTTCAGAAGTTGTTCAATTATGCTTTTGTCGATATTGCTATTCAAATCAATAACATAGTAGTTTGAATTTACTTTATGCACAGGATTATGCGTAGTAGGTTGCGAGTTGTTGATTTTATATATCTGATTGGCAACATTCTGTAAAGAAACCGTAACTTTATCAACAAATTGATGTTCTTGATTTCTCCACTCTTTGCTAATAAAAAGGGCTTGCATTACTATTACACCTACTATAAAAACAGCACCTAAGGTTATTATTATTCGTATTTTTTTGTTTTTCATATTTCATTGCTGCTTTGGTGAGAAATTATTTTCGTTTCTCGATAATTGCAAGAGCATAAAGATAAATAATTTACATAAATCAAAAATTTCTCAATCGTAGAATTTAAAAAAAGAGCTTTAATTATTTAAATATCAAGGATATGAAAGGATAAAAGGTTATTTATAAAAAATGTTCCATATGAATCAATCAATAAAAAATAAAAAAATAATAAGTGGTAATTTTTCGCTCAATCTCAATAGTATCAGTAGAAACCGAAAGGTAATAATTAAATTACAAGCTCTCGCTTTACAAAATTTTACAAAATAATTTGAGTATTTGTGCGTTTTGCACGAATTTTGCAACAAAATGTATAATAAAATATATAAATTAACACAGAATATTAAAAGATACCATACAATGAAAAAATTTATCTTAACATCGTTAATCATATTATTTGTAGTAAGTTATTCATTTGCTCAAGAGGTTAGACCCGGAGTTGGAACTTCGGCACAAGTTGAAAACGTAAATTTACCTATAGCCGAATACAATACTCTAACTTATGATTATGGCAATATCGAGCAAGGTACACCCAAAGAGGCAACCTTCGTTTTGACAAATAAAGGCAGAGAGCCGCTTATAATTACAAGTGCACGAGCCAGTTGCGGATGTACCAACTTAAAATACTCACGCGAACCCATTTTGTCGGGCAAAGAAACTGTAATTTCGGTTACCTACAACGCCGCAGCTATGGGCAATTTCCTCAAAACCGTAACAGTAACAACAAATGCCGATGATAAACCTGTAGTTTTGAAAATTAAAGGACAGGTTGTTGCGAAGAAAGAATAGTTCGGGGTGCGTGTTGCGTGTTGCGTGGTTCGGGGCAATTAGCAATTAATAATTAACAATTAGCAATTAATTTTTGGCTTTTAGCAAGGTCTAGCCCCGAAGTTTCGAGACTAACAGCTAACAACAAAAGGCACTTCTGATTTCTAACTTCTAATTTTATTCAGCTAAAGGCGACTTCTGATTTCTAACTTCTAACTTCTAATTTTATTCAGCCAACGGCTAACAGCCAATAGCTAAAGGCTATCAAAGATTATCCTCCGCCCACCATTCAGCATACGAGGTAGCGGTTTCGCTCAGTTTTAGATGATGAAGTTTTACGTTATCGGGTAATTTTTGAGAAATAATTTTTGTAAAATCTATCAAAAGGTTTTCGCTTGTGGGTTGATACGGGACGTAAATTACTTTAAATTCTTCCGTTGATATTTGTAATGAAGTATCGTTTTTATAATCGTGTGATAAAACTAATGCATGATTGAATTTATCGACAATAGCTGTGTTTACTATTCGCTTTAGGTCGGAAAAATCTATAACCATTCCGTATTTCGGATTATTTTTGTCGGATATGGGAGTTCCAATAACGGTAACTTCTAATTTATACGAGTGCCCGTGAATGTTTTTACACAAACCGTCGTAGCCTTTTAGTGCGTGCGCTGTTTCAAAGCTGAAAATTTTTGTTACTCTGATTTTGTCCATATTTTATTATTTAATGCCTACAAAGATGAGGTTCTGATAATTTTTGTTTGGTAAATTGAACCCTTAACCTTATCGATTAGTTGTATCAAATACACGCCTTCGGGAATTGAACTCAAGTTGATACTACCTTTGTTTAATTCAAAATCAACATTAAAAGACATTTTCTTTCCATCTACCGAAAACAAAAATATCTCAATATTATCTCCTTTTATATTTATATCGAAAGGCAGATTTATGTTCACTACGTCGCAAGTTGGGTTTGGGTAAACGGTAAGGCTGTTTATTCTTGCATAATATTTACCGAAGCCTAAATCTTCTCTCCAAATCATTTCAACAAATTCGGGGTGGTCGATAAAGGGATTTCTGTTGCCTTGTATAGCGTAAACGGCATTATTTCTATCGATTTCTTTTTGCGAAACCGGATCGTCTTTTGCCCAATCTCTCATCATTTGCAGTGCCCAAGGTTTTAGCTGAGAACCGTTTACCATAGGACTCCCGCTCCAGCCGCCATCTTCCTTATAGTATCTGGTAGCCATGTAAAAGTAGGTTCTTGCCAAATCGCCTTTGTACTCGTCTATAGGTTCAAACACCGTACCGTTGTAGCCATTTATACAGCTGTTACCAACTTTGGAACCGTTGGTCGATGTCCACGTTGCACTGCTGACTTCGCCGTAAGGATAATTACTTCTTCTACCGTTTACGTAGCCATCGGTAGGGTATAGGTGAAACAAATCGGTGTACATTGGATAACCTTCGTTGAACCAACTTTTAGGGAACGAGTGCTCGCGGTTGTAACAATCGCCTTCGCCGGAATAATTGCCGCATTGGTCGTTACCGAAAGTGTATTCATATTGCGGAGTGCCGTTGGGTCTGTCGGAATACATATCCCAAACCTTACCGTTTACCTTTTTGTCGGTAGTTCTAAAATGTGTCCATAGCGATTGATACGATTGCACTTCATGATTTTTGATAATATCGTGAAGAGCTTGTTGCAGTTGCACTCCGTACTTTCCCATAGCATTATTGTAGTATCCTGCAGGAGCCTGAGCAAATGAAACAAAGCCGGCAATTATGAGTGCAATCAGTAATAAATTTGTTTTCATAATATATTAAGCGTTTATAAAAAGAAAATAACAGTTTGTACAATAGCCAAGATTATAAGTATGAGTCCGGCAATAGGACCAAAGCGAAGTTTGCTTGCAATTTCGGGTAACCTATTACCAATTAGAAAAAACAATATTATGCCCACAGTTAAAACACTTCCGAGGATAATGGCGGTTTTGTATATATTAAAAATTAAAACCCCAACTGCAATGGCAATTACAAAAGTAGTAATCCCGTCGAAAGCAGCCAATAGTGCGGTAGTCTTGGCTTTTGAAAAATCGTATTTAGGCAAACCTTTAGATGTATTTATTGACGAAATAAACATTTTTAGTCCGAAAATAATCGTAATCACCAAAAATGTTATGATATTAAAAACTTCGTTTGTTCCGCTAAGTCTGTTTCCAATATTAATTCCCAACAACAGTAAAATCCATTGAATTAATATGTACAATACCAATGCTTTGCCAATTGCCCCAAAAGATTTTTTCATATGACTTCCTGCAATTGCAAGGCTATGTCCGAAGTAGAGAACTAACGCTAAAGCCACTAAAACAATACTAAAATTATTCATTATTTTTACGTTTTACCAATTGACTACTGTACCGCGAGTAATAAAAACATCTCAATCGGAGTGGAAATATTATACATTCCGACTGAGATGCTACTTGTTTATGCTGTTCGACATTATTAAAAAATGTTCTATTTTAAATTTTTTCCAATTTAATGGTAAAGTGTCTCAAAACAGGAGCTTCGTAAGTTATAGCGTATCCTGTTTTAATGCTGTTTCTGCGTTCAAACACGTTAGCCATAGCTACAGCAACGTAGTTTAGATGGTCGTTGGTGTATGTACGGCGTGGTATCGCAAGTCGTAGAAGTTCAAGCTCGGGATATCTATTTTCGCGAGTAACAGGGTCTCTATCGGCGAGAAGCGCTCCAATTTCAACAGCCCTAACTCCTGCTTCTATATACAGTTCTATACCTAGAGTTTGAGCTTTAAATTGCTCTTTCGGAACTTGAGTTAATATTTTGCTGGCATCGACGAAAATAGCGTGTCCGCCGTATGGAAGTTGAACCGGAACACCAAAGTCGGTGAGGCGTTTACCAAGCAAGCCTACTTGTTTAATTCTGGAATCTAAGTATTCAAATTCGGTTCCTTCGTACAAGCCTTGAGCAATGGCGTTTAGGTCTCTACCGGCAAGTCCGCCGTAGGTAATATAACCTTCGTTCAAAATACTGAATACCGATACTTTTTGGAACAAATCCGGATCGCGCATAGCAACAAAACCACCAATATTAACTATAGCGTCTTTTTTGCTACTCATGGTCATGGCGTCGCAGTAAGAGTACATTTCTTTAACAATTTCTCTAATGGATTTGTTTTGCTGACCTTCTTCTCTCATTTTAATGAAGTAAGCATTTTCGGCAAAGCGAGCCGAGTCGTAAAAAACTGGTACACCATATTTTGTAGCCAAAGCTTTTACTTCTTTCAGGTTTTTAAGCGAAACAGGTTGTCCGCCCGACGAGTTACAAGTAACTGTCATAACAATAAACGGTATGCGCTGTTTATCGCTTTTCTTTTTCAAAACATCTTCCAATTTATTTAAATCGACGTTACCTTTAAAAGGGTGAGTGTTGGTTGTGTCGAAAGCTTCGTCGATGGTGCAATCGACGGCAAAAGCTTTTCTAAACTCAATATGTCCTTTTGTGGTATCAAAGTGTGAGTTTCCGGGAATAAGGTCGTTTTCTTTTACTAGCGTACTAAAAAGAATATTTTCGGCAGCTCTTCCTTGGTGTGTAGGAATAAAATGATCGAAACCTAAAATATCTTTAATTGCATTTTTCAGGTTGAAATACGATGATGCACCGGCATAGCTTTCGTCGCCCAACATCATGGCACTCCATTGCTTGTCGCTCATAGCACCCGTGCCCGAATCGGTAAGCAAGTCGATGTAAACTTGTTCGCTGCTTAGGGCAAACAAATTGTAATGAGCATCTTTTATCCATTTTTCGCGTTGTTCGCGTGTGCTGGGATGTATGGCTTCAACCATTTTTATTCTATAAGGTTCTGTGAAAGGTAATTGCATAATATATTATTTTTAAAAAATTATTATTGTAAATGTTGTTTTATTATTCAGTCGCAAAGGTAAACATAATTAAATTAAAACAACTAACTAAAAGTTTATTTTTTTATGCAACACTTGACTTTTGTTCTAAGCTGCTGTATCTTTGCAAGATAATAATTAAGTCGGAAACCGCAAAATTATTCTACAGAAACCTTTAAAACAATACGATTATGAAAAAATTAATTTTTAGATTTTTATTAATCTTGGCTACATTTTTATTGTATGCCGAATACTCATCTAAAGCTCATGCTTCAAATATTTTTACCGAAGTAGAAAACCCTTTCGGATTTGAAGGCGAATGGACACATCTCAACGGACCTTATGGAATATCACCGAGAGAAATAGTTGTTGATAGCAATAATAATTTGTACATGATTGGAGGTCGTGGATTACGTAAATCAGTTAATAATGGTGAAAGCTGGACTTTAATTAACGGAGATGTGTTTGGTAATTCATTGACACTTGTAGATGACCATACAATGTTGATTGGAGACTGGGGAGGTGCTTTTCGTTCTACAGACTGCGGAAATACTTGGGATACAATTCTTAATATCAATATTAATTATTGGATTACAGATGTTAAGTCTTTCGGAAATGATATGATATTTGCGTCTTTAGTTAATTTTTTTGGAGCTGGAGGAGTATATAAGTCGGTTGATGGTGGTGAAAATTGGCGGCTTATCAGTTTTGAATCGGTGTTTTGCTTGGAAATTGACCAGAATGGTACGTTGTATGCAGGAACTTCAGATAATTTGTACAAATCTGATGACTTTGGTGAAACATGGACACCTTTGCTCAATGATTATGCAAGTATAGCAGCAATATCAACTGACAACAACGGAAGTGTTATTGCCGTTTCCAATAATGATTATGGGGCAAGTAGGATGTACATTTCAAAAGATTATGGTGAAACTTGGAGACGTGGCGAATTGATAAAAAAATACATGTATGTAATTCACGATTTTGAAGGAAATGTTTTAGCTGCCACTCAGCATGGCGAACTATTTAAATTTGATGCTAATTGCGAGAATTGGACTCTTGAGTTAAAAATATCCACACCACTTCTTTGCATAGCCGAAAATAGCAATCACGACTTATTTGTCGGTGCTGGCAATAGCTTTGGTATATATAGGAGATTGTATAATAACTCTAGTTGGGAAATTGTTAATGACAGCTTGCCATATCTTGAAATTAGAACAATAGGTCAATTTAGTACGGGAGAGATAATTGTTGGAACAAATGGCGGAGCTAGAATAAGCGAAGATGAAGGAGAAAGCTGGCATCAATTCAGTGAAAAATTAGGCAGAAAAAATATTGTTTCAATGACCATAACTCCCGACGATTACGTGTTTGTGGGAACGTCGGCTACAGGAGGCGGAGGTATTTACAAAAGACATGTTTACGATACTGCTTGGACTGTAAGCCATCCTCCATACGACTTAGTTTATGCGTTAGCAAATGACAGTCAGGGGGTCTTGTACGCAGGTGCACAATCGAGTGTTAAGAGATCACTAGATAATGGTGTTACATGGGAAAACGCCAGTAATGGCATGGCTGGCTGGCATGCGTTTGACTTTGAGTGTGACAATAATGGCAATGTTTATGCTGCAACTAGTAGTGGTATATATATATCAGAAAATCATGGTGAATTGTGGAGTATATTTGGTTTGCAAAATAAAAATGTTTTACTAATCAAAATTATTGACAATTATTTTTATGCTGCCGGCGAAGGAGGAGTGTATCGTAAAGCTTTAGACAGTAATAAATGGATTTCGATAAACAACGGTCTAACTGAATTTCATGTTTTAGACATAGAAATTGACGATAAACAAACTCTTTATATGGCAACAATGGGATGTAAAGTATATTATTCCGATGACTATGGTGATAATTGGCAGGAGGCACAACCTGATATAGCTTGTAATGTTCAAGCCATTAAGTTTTTAAATAATTCAGTTTTTTTTGGGTCTAATTTTGATGGTATTTTTAAACTTTGCAGAAATCTTGATAAGTTTAATGTATTTGCCTACGTAAAGCCACCAAATACAGGAACTGTGAGCGGAACAGGTTGCTACAATAAGGGCGAAACTGTTGTTTTATCGGCTCAAGCAAACGAAGGCTACATTTTTTCCAATTGGACGGAAAACGGTCAAATTGTTTCAACTCAAGAAAATTATACTTTTACTATAAATGAAAACAGATATTTGCACGCCAACTTCAAGCCCGCTACCGGAATAGATAATTCTTTACTAATCTCAGCAGATGTTTATCCAAATCCTTTTAATGATAAGATTAGTATAAAAATAAACGAAGTTAATCCTCAAAATGTTGAAATTCAACTTATAAATAGTTTAGGACAAACAGTTTATAGTAAAAACCACAAAGTTGCAGATAACGAGATTATTGTAAACACTCAATCGCTGCCTGCAGGAATTTACATTTGCCGAGTGTTGTCAAATAATAAACCAATTTCATCAAATAAAATTATAAAAACGAAATAAGCATAAAAATTCACCTTGTTAGTAACCCTTTAAAACCACACAATTATGAAAAAATTACTACTCCTATTAGCTTTTGCATTAATTTGCATAAGTGCAAAAGCCCAAACAATAACGTGGGAAAAGATAAATCTTCCTTATAAGACATGTGTGTACGACATGGTTGTGAACAATAAGGGAGATATATTTATTGTTGCTAAATCGGAAAATTCTCATGCAGATACTGCTGTAATCCTTCGTTCTACTGACAATGCGACAACTTGGCATGAAGTGTCAAGAATTTGGAATTCTTCAGTGATAAGCATGACCATAAATAATAGGCAAGAAGTTTTTTTGTCCAACGGAGGACTTTGGAAATCAGACTCAACCGGTACTATTTGGAACAAATTTGTGGTAGGCGGCATTGATAATCTTTCGTATTCTAAAATTAAATGTTTGGGAAGCGATTCGCTACTTGTTCTTGGAGTAACATTAGGAGAAGGCGGTAATAATGATATATTACTAAAGACACCTGATTTAGGCTTATCTGTTGACACACTGTATTATGAGCCTCATTGTGCTATGACAATAACAACAGGTGTTGAATTTTATCCACCAAATGATATATTTATTGCCATAACTGATTTTCCCATGATGGGAATGTGTGGTGGTGTTTTCCGTACTCAAAATGATGGATTAAGCTGGACTGAAATAGGTTTAAGTGATCAGCAAATTTCCGGTGTTACCATGACAGAACAAGGTAACTTATTTATCTCTTCGTGGCAATCGCTCACACCCAATACCAGCACATCAGGTGTATTTATTCTCTACAGCGGGACTGATACTTTTGTACAATGCTTTGACTACGCTTTCATAACCGATGTAGCGGTTAACTCAAGCAGTTATATTTTCGCATCATTTAATACTTACCATGGTACTTTTCCTATATACCTATCAACAGACAACGGTAGTACATTTGCACCTTGTTCTGACGAAATGGATGGCATTTTTAGGTTATATTGCGATAAATTTGATTACGTATATGCTTTCCCCGAACGTAGCGAAAATTTCATTTACAGAACCGCTAGTCCGACAACGAATAACGACGAGAAAATGCTAAACGCATGTAAACCAAACGTATATCCAAACCCTTTTAATGATAAGATTAGTATAAAAATAAACGAAGTTAATCCTCAAAATATTGAAATTCAACTTATAAATAGTTTAGGACAAATAGTTTATAGTAAAAACCACGAAGTTACGGATAACGAGATTATTGTAAACACCCAATCGCTTCCTGCAGGAATTTACATTTGCCGAGTTTTGTCAAATAATAAACCAATTTCATCAAATAAAATCATAAAAACGAAATAAGCGTAAAACACAAAACTTATTTCATACACACTCAAAAAAAACTACAGCACTAAAATGTGTTATATTTTGAGGTATTATTACCTTTGTACAATTATAAAAAAGACGAAATGAATATGGCAGAGATAAGGGTTACGTGTTGTCCCGAAATTTCGGGATGTTGCGAGGCGAACGGTGGATAGTGAATGGTGATGGATGAATAGTGTACGGTGCAAAACACCAAGCACAGACCACCAACAACCAACCACTGTAGCCCACCAATCACCAACCACCAATCACTGACCACTATGCCAATTGTTCATTGTTCATTGCTAATTGCTAATTGCCAAATATGACACAAGATAAATTCTCCGACCGAAAGAATCATATTATTGCTGCGGTAGTAATAATAGGGGTTCTTTATGTGGCTCGGTTATTTTACTTGCAAGTTATTGATACAAGTTATAAGGTATCGGCAAATCGCAATGTTTTGAG
It contains:
- a CDS encoding response regulator transcription factor, with product MTKKILYVEDDHSLAFLTSDQLRNQGFDVTHCADGNSAIKNIKQNEYDIVILDIMLPDIDGYEIASIIRKKNKSVPIIFLSAKTTLDSKLKGLTIGADDYITKPYSIDELVLKIKIFLKRSNISSPKQSKNEFIIGEYSFCPSARVLSYADSKNKLTHREAKVLEYLCLNINQICKREDIQEYVWENDTFFSSRRLDVFISKLRKLLVEDENIKIESVHGIGYRLFISEN
- a CDS encoding HAMP domain-containing sensor histidine kinase — encoded protein: MKNKKIRIIITLGAVFIVGVIVMQALFISKEWRNQEHQFVDKVTVSLQNVANQIYKINNSQPTTHNPVHKVNSNYYVIDLNSNIDKSIIEQLLKIEFSKNNVNSDYEYAIYNCVTKTMEYGAYFDADGTKKISKKSYIMPLYDDYELYFGVYFPKHKNYVFSNMYLWFFLLVVILTAIWFFLYSLWVILKQKKMSELQKDFINNMTHEFKTPISAVLIASDVLSDHNKYSKMSTEKVSTYTNIIKQEASRLSEQVNKILQIATIDKKNIQLNLQKVNINRILRELSETIQAVYTVDIKLNLCENIPPIRADLVHAKNIFYNLIDNAAKYSGENAIVEISCARTDKKVEIKITDNGEGIPEEYKKLIFDKFFRIPSKTDKVKGYGLGLFYVKTMCAAHGWKIKLDSKLHEGTCFTIEIYLKNDKKNIIRRRRP
- a CDS encoding DUF1573 domain-containing protein produces the protein MKKFILTSLIILFVVSYSFAQEVRPGVGTSAQVENVNLPIAEYNTLTYDYGNIEQGTPKEATFVLTNKGREPLIITSARASCGCTNLKYSREPILSGKETVISVTYNAAAMGNFLKTVTVTTNADDKPVVLKIKGQVVAKKE
- a CDS encoding 6-carboxytetrahydropterin synthase; the encoded protein is MDKIRVTKIFSFETAHALKGYDGLCKNIHGHSYKLEVTVIGTPISDKNNPKYGMVIDFSDLKRIVNTAIVDKFNHALVLSHDYKNDTSLQISTEEFKVIYVPYQPTSENLLIDFTKIISQKLPDNVKLHHLKLSETATSYAEWWAEDNL
- a CDS encoding endonuclease is translated as MKTNLLLIALIIAGFVSFAQAPAGYYNNAMGKYGVQLQQALHDIIKNHEVQSYQSLWTHFRTTDKKVNGKVWDMYSDRPNGTPQYEYTFGNDQCGNYSGEGDCYNREHSFPKSWFNEGYPMYTDLFHLYPTDGYVNGRRSNYPYGEVSSATWTSTNGSKVGNSCINGYNGTVFEPIDEYKGDLARTYFYMATRYYKEDGGWSGSPMVNGSQLKPWALQMMRDWAKDDPVSQKEIDRNNAVYAIQGNRNPFIDHPEFVEMIWREDLGFGKYYARINSLTVYPNPTCDVVNINLPFDINIKGDNIEIFLFSVDGKKMSFNVDFELNKGSINLSSIPEGVYLIQLIDKVKGSIYQTKIIRTSSL
- a CDS encoding tryptophanase is translated as MQLPFTEPYRIKMVEAIHPSTREQREKWIKDAHYNLFALSSEQVYIDLLTDSGTGAMSDKQWSAMMLGDESYAGASSYFNLKNAIKDILGFDHFIPTHQGRAAENILFSTLVKENDLIPGNSHFDTTKGHIEFRKAFAVDCTIDEAFDTTNTHPFKGNVDLNKLEDVLKKKSDKQRIPFIVMTVTCNSSGGQPVSLKNLKEVKALATKYGVPVFYDSARFAENAYFIKMREEGQQNKSIREIVKEMYSYCDAMTMSSKKDAIVNIGGFVAMRDPDLFQKVSVFSILNEGYITYGGLAGRDLNAIAQGLYEGTEFEYLDSRIKQVGLLGKRLTDFGVPVQLPYGGHAIFVDASKILTQVPKEQFKAQTLGIELYIEAGVRAVEIGALLADRDPVTRENRYPELELLRLAIPRRTYTNDHLNYVAVAMANVFERRNSIKTGYAITYEAPVLRHFTIKLEKI
- a CDS encoding T9SS type A sorting domain-containing protein, coding for MKKLIFRFLLILATFLLYAEYSSKAHASNIFTEVENPFGFEGEWTHLNGPYGISPREIVVDSNNNLYMIGGRGLRKSVNNGESWTLINGDVFGNSLTLVDDHTMLIGDWGGAFRSTDCGNTWDTILNININYWITDVKSFGNDMIFASLVNFFGAGGVYKSVDGGENWRLISFESVFCLEIDQNGTLYAGTSDNLYKSDDFGETWTPLLNDYASIAAISTDNNGSVIAVSNNDYGASRMYISKDYGETWRRGELIKKYMYVIHDFEGNVLAATQHGELFKFDANCENWTLELKISTPLLCIAENSNHDLFVGAGNSFGIYRRLYNNSSWEIVNDSLPYLEIRTIGQFSTGEIIVGTNGGARISEDEGESWHQFSEKLGRKNIVSMTITPDDYVFVGTSATGGGGIYKRHVYDTAWTVSHPPYDLVYALANDSQGVLYAGAQSSVKRSLDNGVTWENASNGMAGWHAFDFECDNNGNVYAATSSGIYISENHGELWSIFGLQNKNVLLIKIIDNYFYAAGEGGVYRKALDSNKWISINNGLTEFHVLDIEIDDKQTLYMATMGCKVYYSDDYGDNWQEAQPDIACNVQAIKFLNNSVFFGSNFDGIFKLCRNLDKFNVFAYVKPPNTGTVSGTGCYNKGETVVLSAQANEGYIFSNWTENGQIVSTQENYTFTINENRYLHANFKPATGIDNSLLISADVYPNPFNDKISIKINEVNPQNVEIQLINSLGQTVYSKNHKVADNEIIVNTQSLPAGIYICRVLSNNKPISSNKIIKTK
- a CDS encoding T9SS type A sorting domain-containing protein → MKKLLLLLAFALICISAKAQTITWEKINLPYKTCVYDMVVNNKGDIFIVAKSENSHADTAVILRSTDNATTWHEVSRIWNSSVISMTINNRQEVFLSNGGLWKSDSTGTIWNKFVVGGIDNLSYSKIKCLGSDSLLVLGVTLGEGGNNDILLKTPDLGLSVDTLYYEPHCAMTITTGVEFYPPNDIFIAITDFPMMGMCGGVFRTQNDGLSWTEIGLSDQQISGVTMTEQGNLFISSWQSLTPNTSTSGVFILYSGTDTFVQCFDYAFITDVAVNSSSYIFASFNTYHGTFPIYLSTDNGSTFAPCSDEMDGIFRLYCDKFDYVYAFPERSENFIYRTASPTTNNDEKMLNACKPNVYPNPFNDKISIKINEVNPQNIEIQLINSLGQIVYSKNHEVTDNEIIVNTQSLPAGIYICRVLSNNKPISSNKIIKTK